The following proteins come from a genomic window of Cronobacter muytjensii ATCC 51329:
- the rpsK gene encoding 30S ribosomal protein S11 has product MAKAPVRARKRVRKQVSDGVAHIHASFNNTIVTITDRQGNALGWATAGGSGFRGSRKSTPFAAQVAAERCAEAVKEYGIKNLEVMVKGPGPGRESTIRALNAAGFRITNITDVTPIPHNGCRPPKKRRV; this is encoded by the coding sequence GTGCACGTAAGCGTGTAAGAAAACAAGTCTCTGACGGCGTGGCTCATATCCATGCTTCTTTCAACAACACCATCGTTACTATTACTGATCGTCAAGGTAACGCTCTGGGTTGGGCAACTGCCGGTGGTTCCGGTTTCCGTGGTTCTCGCAAATCCACTCCGTTCGCAGCTCAGGTTGCAGCAGAGCGTTGCGCAGAAGCCGTGAAAGAATACGGTATCAAGAACCTGGAAGTTATGGTTAAGGGACCGGGTCCGGGCCGCGAATCTACTATTCGTGCTCTGAACGCCGCTGGTTTCCGCATCACTAATATTACTGATGTGACTCCGATCCCTCACAACGGTTGTCGTCCGCCGAAAAAACGTCGCGTATAA